One part of the Rutidosis leptorrhynchoides isolate AG116_Rl617_1_P2 chromosome 1, CSIRO_AGI_Rlap_v1, whole genome shotgun sequence genome encodes these proteins:
- the LOC139847318 gene encoding heme oxygenase 1, chloroplastic-like, with product MKFCTKSRRGPPVQSGPPVHMTFRLILTERHFFSVIPVGKLFDALDAPNAASKFDALGVSRKVDGSSRKMAVTAMATQVTVKLHSKDQSKEGEKETQGKPWPKWEPTIDGYLKFLVDGKLVSDTLDKILDQADFPECELLNRRLIDFNILVK from the exons ATGAAATTCTGCACAAAATCCCGGCGTGGACCGCCGGTCCAAAGTGGACCGCCGGTCCA TATGACGTTTAGACTGATCCTAACTGAGCGTCACTTTTTCTCCGTTATCCCAGTTGGCAAGTTGTTTGATGCCCTTGACGCCCCTAACGCGGCGTCAAAATTTGACGCCCTGGGCGTCAGTCGAAAAGTTGACGGATCA TCCCGGAAAATGGCGGTGACCGCAATGGCAACGCAGGTGACAGTGAAACTGCATAGTAAAGATCAATCTAAAGAAGGCGAAAAAGAAACACAAGGAAAACCATGGCCTAAATGGGAACCAACTATTGATGGTTATTTGAAGTTCTTGGTGGATGGTAAACTGGTGAGTGATACTCTTGACAAGATTCTTGATCAGGCTGATTTCCCTGAATGTGAGTTATTAAATAGAAGATTAATAGATTTCAATATTTTGGTTAAATAG